The Apostichopus japonicus isolate 1M-3 chromosome 6, ASM3797524v1, whole genome shotgun sequence genome contains a region encoding:
- the LOC139968932 gene encoding uncharacterized protein isoform X1 codes for MWRRQMAADMNIPDCIPDQDRRVVTDEELQAGTRRLVQPNQGLISAKYKPRPQLTTYRILSQALIIIQLVGLCGVATGNTDCLTAQSVLLGSKGFIRCRLFENSTRFYWFDTNNEGGDTALIILENGRVRGTGYTTGEFNVDSDGSLIINSVTVQHERVFHLESVSPNLIRRTKDITVIVYVEPIEPVPVITECLGNSDCIMKGNLDGVISCVHHNTRPAATISWFMRDGTHDIPLNSTTNQTLSADLITFSVTSEMAIGQILLLVNMQSLVLLVCKSHNPYSVVQESDSKVLLDISQNDPFEKQPDLPEDPVYAIQNQDLVLECPLTIAVEDSIVLWMAKSLETKNSGYLIYSAYGVVPSMDTDEQVSLDKSGDLVISQVGLQHEGQYACVHSTVNNTKSILQRVEVIVQPTPSKVLVEGCKLFQPCSFYITETKTITCKVNGVHPEMELKIKALSTNLAVINTEVSTYEDEGLFYTSIYGDVILVDDSCQENGTIICQAVGPAAYIFKSDVHITISSHREKCPQISDAPLPADKAVWISPYYIIFLTIAVVLLILNVLWRIIVHIKHWKNQRHMQAVPVTELNSMLTDR; via the exons gCAGGAACACGCCGTTTAGTTCAACCAAATCAAGGACTTATCTCGGCGAAATACAAACCAAGACCTCAACTGACGACATATAG GATTCTATCTCAGGCATTAATAATAATTCAATTGGTTGGTTTGTGTGGTGTTGCAACAGGGAACACAG ATTGTCTCACAGCACAAAGCGTCCTGTTGGGAAGTAAAGGATTCATCAGATGTCGACTTTTCGAAAACAGTACCCGTTTCTACTGGTTCGATACGAATAATGAAGGAGGCGATACTGCATTGATCATACTGGAGAACGGACGAGTCAGAGGAACAGGTTATACGACAGGTGAATTCAACGTAGACAGTGATGGCTCGTTGATTATCAACTCAGTAACGGTTCAGCACGAAAGAGTATTTCACTTGGAAAGTGTGAGCCCCAACTTGATTAGAAGAACCAAAGACATAACAGTTATTGTGTATG TTGAACCAATCGAACCAGTCCCGGTTATTACAGAGTGCTTGGGTAATTCTGATTGCATCATGAAAGGTAATCTAGATGGAGTCATCTCATGTGTCCATCACAACACAAGACCAGCAGCAACAATATCGTGGTTCATGAGAGATGGGACTCACGACATACCACTGAACTCCACCACAAATCAGACACTTTCTGCAGATTTGATAactttttcggtaacatcagaGATGGCCATAGGTCAAATACTCCTTCTTGTCAATATGCAGTCCTTGGTGTTACTTGTGTGCAAGTCTCACAACCCATATTCTGTGGTACAAGAATCCGATAGCAAAGTATTGCTTGACATCTCTCAAAATGAcccttttgaaaaacaaccaGATCTTCCAGAAGATCCAGTTTACGCTATTCAAAACCAAGACTTGGTACTAGAGTGTCCACTAACCATTGCTGTTGAAGATTCAATCGTGTTGTGGATGGCCAAATCGCTTGAAACAAAAAACAGTGGATACCTAATATATTCCGCTTATGGTGTTGTTCCATCAATGGATACGGATGAGCAAGTAAGTCTCGACAAAAGCGGCGACTTAGTAATCTCACAAGTTGGATTACAACACGAAGGGCAGTATGCATGTGTCCACAGCACGGTAAACAACACAAAATCCATTCTGCAGCGTGTTGAAGTAATAG ttcaACCTACACCATCAAAAGTCTTAGTTGAAGGTTGCAAACTATTTCAACCATGTAGTTTCTATATTACCGAAACAAAAACCATTACATGTAAAGTGAATGGGGTTCATCCTGAGATGGAACTCAAGATAAAAGCCCTGTCAACCAATCTTGCTGTCATTAACACTGAGGTATCAACCTATGAAGACGAGGGGCTGTTTTACACTAGCATTTACGGAGACGTGATTTTGGTGGACGATAGTTGTCAAGAGAATGGGACTATCATTTGCCAAGCTGTGGGGCCGGCTGCCTACATCTTTAAATCAGATGTTCATATCACAATATCATCTC ATAGGGAAAAGTGTCCTCAGATTTCGGATGCTCCTTTACCTGCTGACAAAGCAGTGTGGATCAGcccatattatataatatttctgACGATCGCTGTAGTACTTCTCATCTTGAACG TGCTTTGGCGCATCATTGTGCATATCAAACATTGGAAAAATCAACGACAT ATGCAAGCGGTACCAGTTACGGAATTAAATTCCATGTTAACTGACAGATAA
- the LOC139968932 gene encoding uncharacterized protein isoform X2, with the protein MAADMNIPDCIPDQDRRVVTDEELQAGTRRLVQPNQGLISAKYKPRPQLTTYRILSQALIIIQLVGLCGVATGNTDCLTAQSVLLGSKGFIRCRLFENSTRFYWFDTNNEGGDTALIILENGRVRGTGYTTGEFNVDSDGSLIINSVTVQHERVFHLESVSPNLIRRTKDITVIVYVEPIEPVPVITECLGNSDCIMKGNLDGVISCVHHNTRPAATISWFMRDGTHDIPLNSTTNQTLSADLITFSVTSEMAIGQILLLVNMQSLVLLVCKSHNPYSVVQESDSKVLLDISQNDPFEKQPDLPEDPVYAIQNQDLVLECPLTIAVEDSIVLWMAKSLETKNSGYLIYSAYGVVPSMDTDEQVSLDKSGDLVISQVGLQHEGQYACVHSTVNNTKSILQRVEVIVQPTPSKVLVEGCKLFQPCSFYITETKTITCKVNGVHPEMELKIKALSTNLAVINTEVSTYEDEGLFYTSIYGDVILVDDSCQENGTIICQAVGPAAYIFKSDVHITISSHREKCPQISDAPLPADKAVWISPYYIIFLTIAVVLLILNVLWRIIVHIKHWKNQRHMQAVPVTELNSMLTDR; encoded by the exons gCAGGAACACGCCGTTTAGTTCAACCAAATCAAGGACTTATCTCGGCGAAATACAAACCAAGACCTCAACTGACGACATATAG GATTCTATCTCAGGCATTAATAATAATTCAATTGGTTGGTTTGTGTGGTGTTGCAACAGGGAACACAG ATTGTCTCACAGCACAAAGCGTCCTGTTGGGAAGTAAAGGATTCATCAGATGTCGACTTTTCGAAAACAGTACCCGTTTCTACTGGTTCGATACGAATAATGAAGGAGGCGATACTGCATTGATCATACTGGAGAACGGACGAGTCAGAGGAACAGGTTATACGACAGGTGAATTCAACGTAGACAGTGATGGCTCGTTGATTATCAACTCAGTAACGGTTCAGCACGAAAGAGTATTTCACTTGGAAAGTGTGAGCCCCAACTTGATTAGAAGAACCAAAGACATAACAGTTATTGTGTATG TTGAACCAATCGAACCAGTCCCGGTTATTACAGAGTGCTTGGGTAATTCTGATTGCATCATGAAAGGTAATCTAGATGGAGTCATCTCATGTGTCCATCACAACACAAGACCAGCAGCAACAATATCGTGGTTCATGAGAGATGGGACTCACGACATACCACTGAACTCCACCACAAATCAGACACTTTCTGCAGATTTGATAactttttcggtaacatcagaGATGGCCATAGGTCAAATACTCCTTCTTGTCAATATGCAGTCCTTGGTGTTACTTGTGTGCAAGTCTCACAACCCATATTCTGTGGTACAAGAATCCGATAGCAAAGTATTGCTTGACATCTCTCAAAATGAcccttttgaaaaacaaccaGATCTTCCAGAAGATCCAGTTTACGCTATTCAAAACCAAGACTTGGTACTAGAGTGTCCACTAACCATTGCTGTTGAAGATTCAATCGTGTTGTGGATGGCCAAATCGCTTGAAACAAAAAACAGTGGATACCTAATATATTCCGCTTATGGTGTTGTTCCATCAATGGATACGGATGAGCAAGTAAGTCTCGACAAAAGCGGCGACTTAGTAATCTCACAAGTTGGATTACAACACGAAGGGCAGTATGCATGTGTCCACAGCACGGTAAACAACACAAAATCCATTCTGCAGCGTGTTGAAGTAATAG ttcaACCTACACCATCAAAAGTCTTAGTTGAAGGTTGCAAACTATTTCAACCATGTAGTTTCTATATTACCGAAACAAAAACCATTACATGTAAAGTGAATGGGGTTCATCCTGAGATGGAACTCAAGATAAAAGCCCTGTCAACCAATCTTGCTGTCATTAACACTGAGGTATCAACCTATGAAGACGAGGGGCTGTTTTACACTAGCATTTACGGAGACGTGATTTTGGTGGACGATAGTTGTCAAGAGAATGGGACTATCATTTGCCAAGCTGTGGGGCCGGCTGCCTACATCTTTAAATCAGATGTTCATATCACAATATCATCTC ATAGGGAAAAGTGTCCTCAGATTTCGGATGCTCCTTTACCTGCTGACAAAGCAGTGTGGATCAGcccatattatataatatttctgACGATCGCTGTAGTACTTCTCATCTTGAACG TGCTTTGGCGCATCATTGTGCATATCAAACATTGGAAAAATCAACGACAT ATGCAAGCGGTACCAGTTACGGAATTAAATTCCATGTTAACTGACAGATAA
- the LOC139968932 gene encoding uncharacterized protein isoform X3 — protein MAGTRRLVQPNQGLISAKYKPRPQLTTYRILSQALIIIQLVGLCGVATGNTDCLTAQSVLLGSKGFIRCRLFENSTRFYWFDTNNEGGDTALIILENGRVRGTGYTTGEFNVDSDGSLIINSVTVQHERVFHLESVSPNLIRRTKDITVIVYVEPIEPVPVITECLGNSDCIMKGNLDGVISCVHHNTRPAATISWFMRDGTHDIPLNSTTNQTLSADLITFSVTSEMAIGQILLLVNMQSLVLLVCKSHNPYSVVQESDSKVLLDISQNDPFEKQPDLPEDPVYAIQNQDLVLECPLTIAVEDSIVLWMAKSLETKNSGYLIYSAYGVVPSMDTDEQVSLDKSGDLVISQVGLQHEGQYACVHSTVNNTKSILQRVEVIVQPTPSKVLVEGCKLFQPCSFYITETKTITCKVNGVHPEMELKIKALSTNLAVINTEVSTYEDEGLFYTSIYGDVILVDDSCQENGTIICQAVGPAAYIFKSDVHITISSHREKCPQISDAPLPADKAVWISPYYIIFLTIAVVLLILNVLWRIIVHIKHWKNQRHMQAVPVTELNSMLTDR, from the exons gCAGGAACACGCCGTTTAGTTCAACCAAATCAAGGACTTATCTCGGCGAAATACAAACCAAGACCTCAACTGACGACATATAG GATTCTATCTCAGGCATTAATAATAATTCAATTGGTTGGTTTGTGTGGTGTTGCAACAGGGAACACAG ATTGTCTCACAGCACAAAGCGTCCTGTTGGGAAGTAAAGGATTCATCAGATGTCGACTTTTCGAAAACAGTACCCGTTTCTACTGGTTCGATACGAATAATGAAGGAGGCGATACTGCATTGATCATACTGGAGAACGGACGAGTCAGAGGAACAGGTTATACGACAGGTGAATTCAACGTAGACAGTGATGGCTCGTTGATTATCAACTCAGTAACGGTTCAGCACGAAAGAGTATTTCACTTGGAAAGTGTGAGCCCCAACTTGATTAGAAGAACCAAAGACATAACAGTTATTGTGTATG TTGAACCAATCGAACCAGTCCCGGTTATTACAGAGTGCTTGGGTAATTCTGATTGCATCATGAAAGGTAATCTAGATGGAGTCATCTCATGTGTCCATCACAACACAAGACCAGCAGCAACAATATCGTGGTTCATGAGAGATGGGACTCACGACATACCACTGAACTCCACCACAAATCAGACACTTTCTGCAGATTTGATAactttttcggtaacatcagaGATGGCCATAGGTCAAATACTCCTTCTTGTCAATATGCAGTCCTTGGTGTTACTTGTGTGCAAGTCTCACAACCCATATTCTGTGGTACAAGAATCCGATAGCAAAGTATTGCTTGACATCTCTCAAAATGAcccttttgaaaaacaaccaGATCTTCCAGAAGATCCAGTTTACGCTATTCAAAACCAAGACTTGGTACTAGAGTGTCCACTAACCATTGCTGTTGAAGATTCAATCGTGTTGTGGATGGCCAAATCGCTTGAAACAAAAAACAGTGGATACCTAATATATTCCGCTTATGGTGTTGTTCCATCAATGGATACGGATGAGCAAGTAAGTCTCGACAAAAGCGGCGACTTAGTAATCTCACAAGTTGGATTACAACACGAAGGGCAGTATGCATGTGTCCACAGCACGGTAAACAACACAAAATCCATTCTGCAGCGTGTTGAAGTAATAG ttcaACCTACACCATCAAAAGTCTTAGTTGAAGGTTGCAAACTATTTCAACCATGTAGTTTCTATATTACCGAAACAAAAACCATTACATGTAAAGTGAATGGGGTTCATCCTGAGATGGAACTCAAGATAAAAGCCCTGTCAACCAATCTTGCTGTCATTAACACTGAGGTATCAACCTATGAAGACGAGGGGCTGTTTTACACTAGCATTTACGGAGACGTGATTTTGGTGGACGATAGTTGTCAAGAGAATGGGACTATCATTTGCCAAGCTGTGGGGCCGGCTGCCTACATCTTTAAATCAGATGTTCATATCACAATATCATCTC ATAGGGAAAAGTGTCCTCAGATTTCGGATGCTCCTTTACCTGCTGACAAAGCAGTGTGGATCAGcccatattatataatatttctgACGATCGCTGTAGTACTTCTCATCTTGAACG TGCTTTGGCGCATCATTGTGCATATCAAACATTGGAAAAATCAACGACAT ATGCAAGCGGTACCAGTTACGGAATTAAATTCCATGTTAACTGACAGATAA